A genomic region of Eucalyptus grandis isolate ANBG69807.140 chromosome 5, ASM1654582v1, whole genome shotgun sequence contains the following coding sequences:
- the LOC104446190 gene encoding calcium/calmodulin-regulated receptor-like kinase 2, whose amino-acid sequence MWFLGFSTANAKSFLIIGAIVLVILFTVVLMKLVVYLDSQESSRGGEKPQDGSKAACSVSCAAVIRTYALEELKCATWNFRVRIGVGATSYVYLAELGDGRFGAVKRVMEERGGSKKMFLDEVSVLLRISHPNLVGLLGFCLEAGEQLLLLEYVPNKSLFDKMHTHRGQSTGTLSWSNRLSIALDIAQALDYLHSQADPPIIHRDIKSANVLLIDNDHAKLADFGLCKLGYESYYSQTPCIIKGSLGYVDVNYLKTGYVSPKSDVYSFGVLLLELITGLKSMQGSVTLPEWIEDSRKSEEDEALIKMLDPKLNGDVNIDQLRMLVDIANSALVEYSEARPEMGHIVYKLSNCITLQVQPELPV is encoded by the exons ATGTGGTTCCTAGGATTCTCCACTGCGAACGCCAAGAGTTTCTTGATAATCGGAGCGATTGTGCTGGTGATCCTCTTCACCGTCGTCCTGATGAAGTTGGTCGTCTACCTGGATTCCCAGGAGAGTTCCCGGGGCGGCGAGAAGCCACAGGACGGGTCGAAGGCCGCGTGCTCGGTGAGCTGTGCGGCGGTGATCAGGACGTACGCGCTTGAGGAGCTCAAGTGCGCGACATGGAACTTCAGGGTCCGGATCGGGGTTGGGGCCACGTCGTACGTGTACCTGGCCGAGCTTGGGGATGGGAGGTTTGGCGCGGTGAAGCGGGTGATGGAGGAGAGGGGAGGGAGCAAGAAGATGTTCTTGGATGAAGTCTCGGTCTTGCTCAGGATCTCTCACCCTAATCTGGTGGGCTTGTTGGGATTCTGCTTAGAAGCAG GAGAACAACTGCTCCTACTCGAGTATGTTCCAAATAAGAGCCTATTCGACAAGATGCATACTCACCGCGGCCAATCTACTGGAACGCTTTCCTGGTCGAACCGCTTGAGCATAGCCTTGGACATAGCACAGGCCCTCGACTACCTCCATTCGCAAGCTGACCCGCCAATCATCCACCGAGACATCAAGTCGGCAAATGTCCTCCTAATCGACAATGACCACGCCAAGCTTGCCGACTTTGGCCTCTGCAAGTTGGGCTATGAGAGTTACTATTCACAAACTCCATGCATCATCAAAGGCTCCCTTGGCTACGTCGACGTGAATTACCTAAAGACGGGCTACGTGTCGCCTAAGAGCGATGTGTACAGCTTCGGAGTGCTCTTGCTTGAGTTAATCACCGGGCTAAAATCAATGCAAGGTTCGGTGACATTGCCTGAGTGGATAGAAGATAGCCGAAAGAGTGAAGAAGACGAAGCATTGATTAAAATGTTGGATCCTAAATTGAATGGTGATGTGAATATCGATCAACTGAGGATGTTGGTTGACATTGCTAATTCGGCTTTGGTGGAGTACTCTGAAGCGAGACCTGAGATGGGTCACATTGTGTATAAGCTTTCTAATTGCATAACATTGCAGGTTCAACCAGAATTGCCTGTTTAA